The region GTCGTGGATATGCAGCAGGCCCACGGGCGATTTGCCCTCGTTCTGGGCCGGGTCTGTCACGATCAGACAGGTGATCTTGCGGTTGTTCATCACGCCCACGGCCTTTTCGGCCAGTTCGTCGGGGCCAATGGTCACAGGTGAAGGGGTCATGACCTCACGTGCAGTCATGGTCATCAACCCATCGAGGTGGCGCGCGAGGTCACCCATGGTGATAATGCCGTTGATCTCACCCGTCGGATCGGTCACGCAAACCACGCCAAAGCCCTTGCGGCTGATTTCTGCCAAGGCTTCGGCCATCGGGGCGTCTGCCGTGACCAACGGGAGCGCGTCGCCCACATGCATCAGATCGGCCACACGGCTCAGTCGCGCGCCCAATTTGCCGCCGGGGTGGAAGTCGCGGAAATGTTCGGCGGTGAAGGCGCGGTTTTCCATCAGCGCCACGGCCACGGCATCGCCCATCGCCAGTGTGAGCGTGGTCGAGGTGGTGGGGACAACGCCAGTGCCGCAGGCCTCTGCTGCGCGGGGCAGTTCCAGCACCACGTCGCAATGGCGGCCCAAGCTGCTATCGGTGCGGCTGGTGATGCCGATCAGCGGGATGGCATAGCGGCGCGAATAGGCGACGAGGTTCGCAAGCTCCGGTGCCTCGCCCGAGTTAGAGATCGCCAGCACCACATCAGCAGCGGTGATCATGCCCAGATCGCCGTGGCTCGCTTCGGCTGGGTGAACGAACTGCGCAGGCGTGCCGGTAGAGGCCAGCGTCGCCGCGATCTTATTGCCGATATGGCCCGATTTGCCGATGCCGGTGACGATCACCCGGCCCTTGCAGGCGCGCATCAGGTCAACAGCGGCGCGAAAGCGATCATCAAGGCTATCGGCCAACAGCGTCAGCGCCTCGGATTCGCAGCGGATCACGCGGCGGGCGGTATCAAGAAAGGGCGTGTTCATGCGTGTGCGAAGATGTCCGTTTCCGGCCATCCCTCCAGATCAAGCCGGGCACGCATCGGTAGGAAATCGAAACAGGCCTGCGCCATTTCCATTCGGCCTTCACGGACCAGACGTTTGTTAAGTTCCTCGCGCAGATGATGAAGATAAAGCACATCCGATGCCGCGTAGTCAATTTGCGCTTGGGTTAGCTCTTCGGCGCCCCAGTCACTGGATTGCTGTTGTTTCGAGATATCGACGCCCAGCAATTCTTGGCAGAGCTTCGCGAGCCCGTGGCGGTCGGTATAGGTGCGGATCAAACGGCTCGCGATCTTGGTGCAATAGACCGGCGCAGCCGTCGCGCCAAAAGCGTTCAGCATCGCAGCAATGTCGAAGCGTCCATAGTGAAACAGCTTCAGCACATGCGGGTTTTCCAGCAAGGCGCAGAGGTTCGGCGCTTCGGTCTGACCCTTGGCGACTTGCACCAGATGCGCATGGCCGTCGCCGCCCGACAGTTGCACGACGCACAGCCGGTCGCGGTGCGGATGTAGGCCCATCGTCTCGCAATCAATGGCAACCAACGGCCCGAGGTCGAGGTCATCCGGCAAGTCGTTCTGATAGAGGTAATTTGTCATGGTTTCGTCTATACCGCGCTTCCCCGGCATGGGAAAGCGGGGCTTTACCAGCCGTTAGGCGGCTGCCGACGCGGCGGCCAGTTCCTGCAATGCCGGGCGCGGATAGCGGTGCAGCAAGCGGTCGACCCTGAGGTGACATTGGTAACCGGGCCATTCGGGACGGATCAATCCGCCGGGAAGGGCAGGGTGTTTCAACACCAAACGCCGCCAATTGTGCACGATAAGGCAGCGCAGCACTGCCACGTGCAAAGCGTTCAATTGGTCCGCGCGGGGCAACTCGTCCTCAAGTGCGGTAAGCGCGGACAGCAGCGCGGAATAATCAGCCTCCAGTTCCGCAGGCTCCACCGCGCGGCGCAGCCAATCTGGTGGGGTGTTGCCGGGCAGTGCAAGGAAGCCTTCAGGTGCCGCGCTGTCGATTCGCCCGACATAGGCGCGGGGCATCGCGGCGATGAAGCCTGCATTGCGCAGGGCGCCGTCGGTATCGCGGCCATTCTCCTCGACCATCACCATTTGCCACGGCTCTGATAGATCCGGCGGCGCGGCGTAGATGCGGGGGCTGGCCGCAACACTTTCCGCGCGACCCTGCGCAGTGAGACTGTGCTGACTGATCCGTCCCACCTTGCGTGATTGCAACCAGCCGTCATTGCGCAGCCGGTGCAGGGCCACACGGCTCGCCTCTGGCCGCACGTCGAGCGCGGCCATGATTGTGGACAGGACCGGCCCGTCGATTGCATCCCCATGCCCTTGGGCAAGATCGCCGAAAAGACTGACCATCAGCGACCAAACGCGCTGACCGCCCAAGCCCGCGAAGACTGCGACGGCGGGGAGGGGGGGATCAGAGGGCATTCATCGTCAGCAGTTCGTATTCCGCGACCGCTTCCTCCCGCTGGTTGGTTAGGGTCACATGCCAGCGCACCTCGCCGTATTCCTCGTTTCGGGGGGTTTTGTGTTTGACCGAGAGCCGGACCTTGATGCTGTCGCCCGCCGAGACCGGCTCGAGAAAGCGCAGGTTGTCGAGGCCAGTATTGGCCAGCACCGGGCCGGGATCGGGTTGCACGAAGAGACCTGCTGCGAAACTCAGAAGCAGGTAGCCATGCGCGACGCGACCGGGGAAGAACGGGTTCGCGGCGGCGGCCTCGTCGTCCATATGCGCATAGAAGGTGTCGCCGGTGAAATGGGCGAAGGTTTCGATATCCTCGAGCGAAACTTCGCGGGCAGGCGAGTTGAACGTTTCGCCCAGATCCAATTCAGTGAAGCGCCGCGTGAAGGGGTGGGCGCGGTCCGAGATCTCGGTCGCACCCGGCACCCATTGCCGGCCAATCGCGGTGAGAATGTCCGGGCTGCCCTGTACGCCG is a window of Sulfitobacter sp. W027 DNA encoding:
- a CDS encoding PaaX family transcriptional regulator C-terminal domain-containing protein gives rise to the protein MPSDPPLPAVAVFAGLGGQRVWSLMVSLFGDLAQGHGDAIDGPVLSTIMAALDVRPEASRVALHRLRNDGWLQSRKVGRISQHSLTAQGRAESVAASPRIYAAPPDLSEPWQMVMVEENGRDTDGALRNAGFIAAMPRAYVGRIDSAAPEGFLALPGNTPPDWLRRAVEPAELEADYSALLSALTALEDELPRADQLNALHVAVLRCLIVHNWRRLVLKHPALPGGLIRPEWPGYQCHLRVDRLLHRYPRPALQELAAASAAA
- a CDS encoding SIS domain-containing protein translates to MNTPFLDTARRVIRCESEALTLLADSLDDRFRAAVDLMRACKGRVIVTGIGKSGHIGNKIAATLASTGTPAQFVHPAEASHGDLGMITAADVVLAISNSGEAPELANLVAYSRRYAIPLIGITSRTDSSLGRHCDVVLELPRAAEACGTGVVPTTSTTLTLAMGDAVAVALMENRAFTAEHFRDFHPGGKLGARLSRVADLMHVGDALPLVTADAPMAEALAEISRKGFGVVCVTDPTGEINGIITMGDLARHLDGLMTMTAREVMTPSPVTIGPDELAEKAVGVMNNRKITCLIVTDPAQNEGKSPVGLLHIHDCLRVGLG
- a CDS encoding ribonuclease D, producing MTNYLYQNDLPDDLDLGPLVAIDCETMGLHPHRDRLCVVQLSGGDGHAHLVQVAKGQTEAPNLCALLENPHVLKLFHYGRFDIAAMLNAFGATAAPVYCTKIASRLIRTYTDRHGLAKLCQELLGVDISKQQQSSDWGAEELTQAQIDYAASDVLYLHHLREELNKRLVREGRMEMAQACFDFLPMRARLDLEGWPETDIFAHA